The following proteins are encoded in a genomic region of Desulfurococcaceae archaeon:
- a CDS encoding 30S ribosomal protein S7: MSEQAAGIQLEIEEVKLFGKWSYNWVDVRDPSLKKYLCFKPVRLPHSGGRHEHRKFGKAEVPVVERLINKLMMPGRNTGKKHLAYNIVKKAFEIIYLRTGENPLQVLVRAIENSAPREDTTRIMYGGIVYHVSVDVSPLRRIDVALKHITEGARLKAFNNPLPIEEVLAEEIILAANNDPKSYAVQRKDEIERIALSSR; encoded by the coding sequence TTGAGCGAGCAAGCTGCAGGCATTCAACTGGAAATAGAAGAAGTGAAGCTGTTTGGGAAGTGGAGCTACAACTGGGTTGACGTTAGAGATCCCAGCTTGAAGAAATACTTGTGCTTTAAGCCAGTACGTCTACCGCACAGTGGCGGTAGGCACGAGCACAGAAAGTTCGGTAAGGCAGAAGTGCCCGTGGTGGAGAGGCTAATAAACAAGCTCATGATGCCTGGTAGGAACACGGGGAAGAAGCACCTAGCCTATAACATCGTGAAAAAGGCATTCGAGATAATATACCTCAGGACAGGGGAAAACCCCCTTCAGGTCTTAGTGCGCGCGATAGAAAACTCAGCGCCTAGGGAGGACACTACGAGGATAATGTACGGTGGTATAGTCTACCACGTATCGGTGGACGTATCACCGTTAAGGCGCATCGATGTAGCACTAAAGCACATCACGGAGGGTGCCAGGTTAAAGGCGTTTAATAATCCACTACCCATAGAAGAGGTGCTCGCCGAGGAGATAATACTAGCGGCGAATAACGATCCAAAGAGCTATGCCGTTCAAAGGAAGGACGAGATAGAGAGGATAGCCTTAAGTAGCAGGTAG
- a CDS encoding 30S ribosomal protein S12, giving the protein MPGKKGPNGLYAARKLKEKRKKFRWYQREYKWRALRKAGLTKDPLEGAPMARGIVLEKVGVESRKPNSALRKCVRVQLVKNGKVVTAFVPWDGGINMIDEHDEVVIEGIGGTLGGAMGDIPGVKYKVVMVNGVSLKALWLGKKQKPVR; this is encoded by the coding sequence ATGCCTGGAAAGAAGGGTCCCAACGGGCTTTACGCGGCGAGAAAGCTTAAAGAGAAGAGGAAAAAGTTCAGGTGGTATCAACGAGAATACAAGTGGAGAGCGCTTAGAAAGGCCGGGCTAACCAAGGACCCGCTAGAAGGGGCGCCCATGGCGCGCGGCATTGTATTAGAGAAAGTAGGTGTAGAGTCACGTAAACCCAACTCTGCTCTTAGAAAATGCGTTAGGGTTCAATTAGTAAAAAACGGTAAGGTTGTTACGGCCTTCGTGCCGTGGGATGGCGGTATAAACATGATAGACGAGCACGACGAGGTCGTCATAGAAGGCATTGGTGGAACGCTCGGCGGGGCTATGGGTGACATTCCGGGAGTGAAGTACAAAGTAGTAATGGTTAATGGCGTTTCGCTTAAAGCCCTATGGTTAGGTAAAAAGCAAAAACCCGTTAGATGA
- a CDS encoding NusA-like transcription termination signal-binding factor, with protein sequence MNNNKVQVRITPEEFRYMALLSEFTNTTVRDCIIDEESNRIIFLVNPDEVGKAIGPRGFYVQQLRKILNKNIEIVGYSDKLEDQVKLALTPARVTDMKLVTRPDGTRILYVAVHPSDKAIAIGKGGKNIQKLRLILKRHFGVDSVIVA encoded by the coding sequence TTGAATAATAACAAAGTACAAGTGAGGATTACACCGGAGGAGTTCCGGTACATGGCCCTACTAAGCGAGTTCACTAACACGACGGTAAGGGATTGCATAATTGACGAGGAAAGCAACCGTATAATATTCCTAGTAAATCCCGACGAAGTGGGTAAAGCGATAGGTCCGCGCGGATTTTACGTGCAGCAACTCAGGAAGATACTCAATAAGAACATTGAAATAGTCGGTTACAGCGACAAGTTAGAGGATCAGGTGAAACTCGCCCTCACGCCGGCTAGAGTCACGGATATGAAGCTCGTAACGAGACCCGACGGTACAAGAATACTCTACGTAGCAGTGCACCCTTCAGACAAGGCGATAGCTATTGGTAAGGGGGGTAAGAACATACAGAAACTAAGGTTAATACTTAAAAGACACTTTGGCGTGGACTCCGTAATAGTTGCTTAA
- a CDS encoding 50S ribosomal protein L30e: MSTSVSKPELIKAIQTAARTGHVVYGSREVTKLALHGKAKLIIIAVNAPPEVKNDVTHYAKLSNIPVIFFDGTNVELGGVIGRPHSVAVLAVVDPGQSGILEMVKGER, translated from the coding sequence GTGTCTACAAGTGTATCAAAGCCGGAACTAATCAAAGCAATTCAAACAGCCGCGAGAACCGGTCACGTAGTGTACGGTTCTAGAGAGGTAACTAAGCTTGCTCTACATGGAAAAGCAAAGCTCATTATAATCGCGGTAAACGCCCCTCCCGAGGTCAAGAACGACGTTACGCACTACGCCAAGTTGAGTAACATACCAGTGATATTCTTCGATGGCACCAATGTAGAGCTTGGAGGCGTTATTGGAAGACCGCACAGCGTCGCCGTTCTCGCGGTAGTGGATCCCGGTCAGTCGGGTATTTTAGAGATGGTTAAAGGTGAACGGTAA